A region from the Nymphalis io chromosome 9, ilAglIoxx1.1, whole genome shotgun sequence genome encodes:
- the LOC126770472 gene encoding uncharacterized protein LOC126770472 isoform X1, which translates to MIFFTILIACSLLINDAAQLESYKPDYDNLDCEIMCKCPQGPPGSGQGNVIFDGGMLSKSKPKNTNIGFLKRIDEAPSQELEKLYNIWRRLASGLKIDEHRAVVD; encoded by the exons ATGATTTTCTTCACGATACTCATCGCTTGCTCact tttaatAAACGATGCTGCTCAACTGGAATCCTACAAACCCGACTATGATAACTTGGATTGTGAAATTATGTGTAAGTGTCCGCAAGGACCACCCGGATCTGGCCAGGGCAACGTAATATTTGACGGTGGCATGCTTTCGAAGTCAAAACCAAAAAACACTAATATCGGATTTCTAAAACGAATCGATGAAGCCCCTTCGCAGGAATTAGAGAAattatat AATATCTGGCGGAGACTGGCAAGTGGACTGAAAATTGATGAACATCGAGCAGTAGTGGACTGA
- the LOC126770472 gene encoding uncharacterized protein LOC126770472 isoform X2, with translation MIFFTILIACSLLINDAAQLESYKPDYDNLDCEIMCKCPQGPPGSGQGNVIFDGGMLSKSKPKNTNIGFLKRIDEAPSQELEKLYVEYLAETGKWTEN, from the exons ATGATTTTCTTCACGATACTCATCGCTTGCTCact tttaatAAACGATGCTGCTCAACTGGAATCCTACAAACCCGACTATGATAACTTGGATTGTGAAATTATGTGTAAGTGTCCGCAAGGACCACCCGGATCTGGCCAGGGCAACGTAATATTTGACGGTGGCATGCTTTCGAAGTCAAAACCAAAAAACACTAATATCGGATTTCTAAAACGAATCGATGAAGCCCCTTCGCAGGAATTAGAGAAattatatgtag AATATCTGGCGGAGACTGGCAAGTGGACTGAAAATTGA